In Methyloterricola oryzae, the genomic stretch ATCGCTGATACCGGCTGTGGCATTGCGCCGGCCAACCTCAAGCGCATTTTCGAGCCATTTTTCACCACAAAGCCGATAGGAACTGGCACGGGGTTGGGTTTATCGCTGTCCTACGGCATCATCAACAAACATGGTGGCAAGATCGAGGTTGACTCTGAGGTCGGTAAGGGCACACGATTCGTCATCAGGCTTCCTACGACACAGGATTAGTGCCGCTTGCCGGCACTCATTGGTTAATGCCAGCTCCTCTTGGCCGGCTGTTAGCTCCATTTGTCTGCTCAAGCCCCCTGCTCTGCATCCGCGGCGTCCAAGCGGACATAGACATTCAATTTTATATCCTCGGTTTTTTCCAGACTGATGAGGTGCTCGATCTGGAATTCCGTGAGCTTTTGTCCTTTCGGCATGAGCAGGAAGCCGCCTGGTGTCACGAGGTGCCGCGCGAGGACCATACCGGGTTCCAGCCGGGCAGGCCGTATCGCCGTCATGGTTTTAGCGCTGGTGGTTTCGGGCTTTTCATCAAGGCCGCTAAGAGCGGCGCCTTTCTTGACTGCAACGAAGGCATCGACGACAGCCGGGTCGTATCGCTTGCCTTTGTGCTCCTGCATGTAGGTCAAGGCAGCCTGTGGATCATATTTTCGGTTCAGGAGTTTGCCCGAGAGCAGGCCATCATACTCGTTGGCCACGCAGATGATTCTGGCGCCCAAGGGAATCTCATCGCCTTTTATGCCTTTGGGGAATCCGCCACCGTCATAGTGTTCATGATGGGCGGAAATCAACGGCATTGCAGCTTGAAACTGCTCGAGGCCCATCAACACCGCGGCACCGCGCTGGGGGTGCTTCATGAACTCCTGCTTTTCATCCGCGGTCATGGTTGGGAAGGGGCGGTTGAGTAGGGGGGATGGTAGTCCTATGTTGCCGATATCATGCAGCAGACTGGCAAAGATGATGTCTCTGATCACGGGTTTGGAGCAATCTAATGCTTCGGCGATGTTCCGGGCATCCTCTGCCACGCGCCGTGCATGGCCGGCCAGTTCCTTCTCGCGCAGTTCAAGCAAGGAGGCAAAGGTTTTCACGGTCGCCATGAAGCCCTTTTGCAATTGGTCCTGGGCGAGTTCGAGGAAGGTGACGGTCTGCCGCAACTCCTCAGTTCTGGCGATGACTTTCCGGTCCAGGCTCGCATTCAAGGCCTTGAGTTCTTCGTTCTGCTGACGCGTCAGTTGCTCGAGTCTGCGTTTCTCCCGCTCCAGTTTCTTTTGGTCGAGGGCGTGCCTTACGACCAGCAGGATGTCATGCTCCTCCCAGGGTTTGGTGATGTATTGATAGATCTGTCCCTGATTGATGGCTTCTATGGTCGATTCCATGTCCGCGTAGCCGGTCAGCAAGATGCGCACAATCTCCGGGTAGTTCTGGCGCACCTTGCCAAGAAACTCTGCACCGCTCATGTTGGGCATGCGCATGTCGGAGATGACCAGATCGACACTTTCGCGCTCAAGCAGGGTTAGGCCATCCTGCCCGGAGGGCGCGCTCAGAATGCGATAACCGTGGGGACGGAAGAGCCGCGTGAGCGATTTCAGGACACTGGCTTCATCATCCACCAGCAACAGGGTGTCCAAATGCTCGGACCGGCTATCTGATTCTTTCGTTTCCGTTTCCATGGCCGTACTCGCTTAGCCTAGTTACCCGAAATGCCGCTGAACCGTGCCCGTACAGTGAGCAATTTGTCGGACCGCAACCGCTGAGTCACTTTTAGGGCCACAGCAGCGATTGCAATTGAGCACAACTGCTTCTGGCCAATTCGTTCAGTGCGTCGGCCTCGGCGCCCGCCAAATCCATCATTTCCAACGCGTAGCGATAATCTTCCGAATGTAAGGCCTCAGGCAATTGGTCGCGCTCCAGTTCGTCGCCTATCACATTGGCCAGATAGACCACGGCATTAAGGGACATTGCGGTCTCGCGGGTCGGTCGTTCATGGTGGCTGCGGATAGCGTTTTTTATCGCAATGGGAAAATTCCAGCGCTCGGCCACCTGTTCACCCAGCGTCATGTGGTCCATGCCGATTACGTGCCGCTCCGCCTCGATAAGACTGACATTATTCTTGCTCTGAAAAGTTAAAATGCGGGCATACCACTCCTGAAAGCGGCAGCCCAGAACCAGATGGCCGATGTCGTGCAACAAGCCTGCGGTGAATGCCGCTTCTTTGCTGATACCCGCATGGCCGGCGATCGTTCGCGCACACGTTGCGACCACCAGGCTGCGGCACCAGAATTCTGCCGGCTGGAATGAGCCGTTTTCGAATGGAATAACCCGAGGGAAGCAGGCGCTAACAACCAACTCACGGATGCGATCGATGCCCACCAGAATCAGCGCTTCTCTTAGTGAGGCGATCTGTCGGGGCATTCCGAAGAAGGGCGAATTGGCTACCCGCAATAACCGCGCCGAAAGTGGCGGGTCTTGACCGATCTTCTCGACGAGTTGGGTGGCGGCGGCACTTTGATCATCCAGATGTGCGAGGGCATCCATCAAAACGGCGGGCAACGAGGGCAAGTCGCCTACGCCGGCAAGGATTTCGGTCGCTGGAACGCCGTTGGCTACAGCTCTGGACGAAGAATTCATTTCGATCACCCCTCGCTGCCGGAGACGGGTAGAAACATGACAATAGTCCCTTTGGAACGACTGCTTTCACCCATGGTATGCATAAAAACTTGGTACTCGTGCTCGTTCTCCAGGCGCACCTTTCCCGCATCCACCAATGCGCCGCCTGATTCGGGAGTGTTCTGCACTAGCGGCAGAATGGATGGGGGAAAGCGACCGTCTGCCGTGTCTCCAAGTAAGCCGCCCTGGAAAAGACTATCGGCCTGTCGGTTGGAGAAAGCAATCATGCCGTGCTCGTCTATTCCGACGATGCCGATAGGCAGAGACTCCAGTATTTCCTGCGAAACCTGCAGCATACCGATGTTGTGCGCAATTTCCTGCACCTTCTCCGCTACTTGCTGCTCAAGCGATCGATTGATGCGTGACAGAGCGTCATTGGCCAGGCGCAACTCATCGGTGAGGCGCTGATTTTCCTGCTCCATCTTGAAGCGGCGGAATGCCTCATTGACGTTTTCCCTCAACTGTTCATCCTCCCAAGGCTTGGTGAGGAACTTGTAGATGGCGCCTTCATTGATGGCCGAAGTGACGGAATCCAGTTCGGTGTAGCCGGAAAGGACGATACGGATGGTTCTCGGATAGAGTTCCTTGACGCGACGTAGAAACTCCACCCCGGTCATTTCGGGCATGCGCTGGTCGGAGATGATCACCCCGACTTCCTCTCTGGCGAGGATGTCAAGTCCCTCGCGGGCACTGTTCGCCATGAGGACTCGGTATCCATCCAGCCGCAAGGTTCGCCACAGCGCGCGAAGCAGGCTGGGTTCGTCATCCACGAGCAGCAGTGCGGGTTGTTGTTCGGGACTGCTCATATTCGAATTTCCTGGATCGGCAAATTTTTTCAATATCTCCGTACATGTCTCGGGCGGAACGGGGGGGCTTATGAGGTAACCTTGGATCCCATCGCAGCCGTGGCGGAGTAGAAAGGTTTTCTGCATGTCCGTCTCGACACCCTCCGCTATAACCCTGAGTTTCAATCCGTGCCCCATGGATATCACGGCGCGCGTGACCGCAGCATCTTCCGGCTGGGTCGTCACATTCGTAATGAAAGACCGATCAATCTTGACCTTGGTAACCGGGAAGCGCCGCAAATAGCTCAAGCTGGAATATCCCGTGCCAAAATCATCGACCGATACTTGCAGACCCAATTCGCGAAGCTTAAAGAGCGCCCTGGATACATCGTCGGGATTGCTCATCAGGGAACTCTCCGTTAACTCGAGTTCGAGGTAGCGAGGGTCCAAGCCGGTTTCACTAAGGATAGTCTTTATTGCGCCAACCAGGTCGGGCTGTCGAAATTGATGAGCCGACAAGTTAACGGCCACAGTGATGGAGGGGTGTCCCCGCTGATGCCATGCGACGGCTTGCCGGCAGGCCTCGCGCAGGACCCATTCACCCAACGCAATGATCAATCCGCTCTCTTCGGCGGCAGGAATGAACTCGGCAGGAGATATCCAGCCCAATTGGGGGTGCTGCCAGCGCAGAAGACTTTCTACTCCTGTAATTCGGCCCGAAGCCAGTTCCAACTGCGGCTGATAATACAAACACAATTCCTGGCGCTCGAACGCCAGTCGGAGATCGTGCTCCAGCAGTCGGTGCCGGCTGGCAGCCTCATTCATGTTCTGGGCGAAGAATCTGCAGTTGTTCCGGCCCTCCAGCTTTGCCTGATGCATGGAGATAGCCGCGTTTTGCACCAGGAGTTCCGGGTCATCGCCGTCCGATGGATATACCGCAATGCCAAGGCTGGCGGTGACACTTTGTGGTGCCGGTGCCATGGGAAATGGAACGGCGAGACATGCTTTGAAGTGAGCAACCGACTGGGAAATCGATGGGGTATCCTGCACACCTTTCAGCAGCATAGCGAACTCGTCGCTGCCGATCCGGGCCAGAGTATCACCGGCACGCAGGGACGCACTGAGTCGGTCGGCGGTTTCCTTCAATATTGCGTCTCCGACGGCGTAGCCCAGGCTCTCGTTGATAACCTTGAGCCGATCGATCCCGAAATAGAGGACTGCGCATTGAGTCCCGGCGGCGGCACTCTGCGCCATGGCCTGACCGACTTTGTCAATCAAGAGGGCTCGGTTGGGTATTCCGCACAGTTCGTCGTGGGTCGCGAGATACAACAAGCGCTCTTCTGCTTCCTTGCGCTCCGTTATATCGTTGAGTATGCCGATGTAGTGGGTAACATGGCCGCGGTCGTCCTGAATGGGCGAAAGCGCTATTTCGTTCCAAACTAAGCGGCCGTCCTTCACACGAGTGCTAATGACCGCGTGTCCATCGCACTGATGACTGAAGGTGTCCCGGATTTTCACGAGTTCCGGCTGATTTTGCTTGCTTTCCAGAATGACCGTGACATTTTGCCCCACCGATTCATCGGGCGAGGAGCCGGTCACCGCTTCGAAGGCCGGGTTTGCGTAGATAATGGGGTGCCCTTCCTGGCGGGAATCAATGATGATGATCGGCGTCTTGCTGCAGTCCAGGGCCTTCTTGAACAGGTCACCATGGGCGAGTTTGTTAGTGTCGTGGGTATCCTCGGCACGCATGAAAGCGAATAAAGCCGGCCCGTTACTAACTGGCCGAAGGGAAACGACGGTTGCTGAAGCCTGTACGCGATAACCGTCCCGGTGTGTCAGAACGACGGTCCCTTGCCAGTTTCCGCCACTGCTTGCCAGAGATGCCAGCAAATCTTCAAAGGAGGCGCTGGCGTCTGCTAACTTCAAATTGTCGAGCCGTGCTCCGAAAATGTCCTCGTCGGCGGGAAAACCCAGCATTCTGCGTCCTGTCGGATTCATGTAGTGAATGTTCCGGCTCGCATCGAAAATCACAAATATGCCTTTCATGGCATTGGCGATGCCGACGTATGCGCTATCCGGCTGGTCAGATACTGCGGGGGTCGGCCTATCGGGTTTGTCTGGGCGCATCCAATCACTCTCTGAAGTTTTGATAACAGCGCTCTGCTTTCAGGTGAGCCAAGGGCGCGGGACTTGTATGGCTTGTCGAATGCTTGAATTCCTCGGTTTTGGCCAGCGTCAGCCCGACTTGGCTTCTTGTGCCAGCGATCTGTGCGCGGCCTGACGAAGGCGCCGCACGGATCGAACATTTTTTCGGAAAGCAACCGCAAGGGTTCTCTAAACTGGAAATTGCCGGACGAGCGCGCGCTTTGGACTTCTAACACGCGAAGCTATTGATCTTGAAATATAGTCCAGAAGTTTCAGCAAGCTGTTCTGCCGGGTATTGGCACTGCGGGCTTTTTTGCGTCGAGGATGAGAGCCGCGGTAATGGCAAGCAAGGGGCCGATTAGCTGACATACTTACACTAGTGCGCCTGCATGCGCATCGAGCCCTCGAGCCAACCATTTCCGCTGATGAACGTCTTCAGTGCGGTCGTATTGAATTCATCCGATCTGCGGTGCTTTCTTTCGCAAGCGCCGGTATTAGATGCCGTGCAGGCAGCGTCGAATAGCCTGGTCCAGTTCTATGTGGGCAGCAGTGACGTCGCCGACGTCCAGTGCCTCGCAAAAGTGGTCGCGGAGATCATCCCCCACGCTGTCGTGGTCGGGGCGTCCTCGGCGGGCGAAATCTGTCAGGGTA encodes the following:
- a CDS encoding HD domain-containing phosphohydrolase, with product METETKESDSRSEHLDTLLLVDDEASVLKSLTRLFRPHGYRILSAPSGQDGLTLLERESVDLVISDMRMPNMSGAEFLGKVRQNYPEIVRILLTGYADMESTIEAINQGQIYQYITKPWEEHDILLVVRHALDQKKLEREKRRLEQLTRQQNEELKALNASLDRKVIARTEELRQTVTFLELAQDQLQKGFMATVKTFASLLELREKELAGHARRVAEDARNIAEALDCSKPVIRDIIFASLLHDIGNIGLPSPLLNRPFPTMTADEKQEFMKHPQRGAAVLMGLEQFQAAMPLISAHHEHYDGGGFPKGIKGDEIPLGARIICVANEYDGLLSGKLLNRKYDPQAALTYMQEHKGKRYDPAVVDAFVAVKKGAALSGLDEKPETTSAKTMTAIRPARLEPGMVLARHLVTPGGFLLMPKGQKLTEFQIEHLISLEKTEDIKLNVYVRLDAADAEQGA
- a CDS encoding EAL domain-containing protein, which codes for MRPDKPDRPTPAVSDQPDSAYVGIANAMKGIFVIFDASRNIHYMNPTGRRMLGFPADEDIFGARLDNLKLADASASFEDLLASLASSGGNWQGTVVLTHRDGYRVQASATVVSLRPVSNGPALFAFMRAEDTHDTNKLAHGDLFKKALDCSKTPIIIIDSRQEGHPIIYANPAFEAVTGSSPDESVGQNVTVILESKQNQPELVKIRDTFSHQCDGHAVISTRVKDGRLVWNEIALSPIQDDRGHVTHYIGILNDITERKEAEERLLYLATHDELCGIPNRALLIDKVGQAMAQSAAAGTQCAVLYFGIDRLKVINESLGYAVGDAILKETADRLSASLRAGDTLARIGSDEFAMLLKGVQDTPSISQSVAHFKACLAVPFPMAPAPQSVTASLGIAVYPSDGDDPELLVQNAAISMHQAKLEGRNNCRFFAQNMNEAASRHRLLEHDLRLAFERQELCLYYQPQLELASGRITGVESLLRWQHPQLGWISPAEFIPAAEESGLIIALGEWVLREACRQAVAWHQRGHPSITVAVNLSAHQFRQPDLVGAIKTILSETGLDPRYLELELTESSLMSNPDDVSRALFKLRELGLQVSVDDFGTGYSSLSYLRRFPVTKVKIDRSFITNVTTQPEDAAVTRAVISMGHGLKLRVIAEGVETDMQKTFLLRHGCDGIQGYLISPPVPPETCTEILKKFADPGNSNMSSPEQQPALLLVDDEPSLLRALWRTLRLDGYRVLMANSAREGLDILAREEVGVIISDQRMPEMTGVEFLRRVKELYPRTIRIVLSGYTELDSVTSAINEGAIYKFLTKPWEDEQLRENVNEAFRRFKMEQENQRLTDELRLANDALSRINRSLEQQVAEKVQEIAHNIGMLQVSQEILESLPIGIVGIDEHGMIAFSNRQADSLFQGGLLGDTADGRFPPSILPLVQNTPESGGALVDAGKVRLENEHEYQVFMHTMGESSRSKGTIVMFLPVSGSEG
- a CDS encoding HDOD domain-containing protein, with product MNSSSRAVANGVPATEILAGVGDLPSLPAVLMDALAHLDDQSAAATQLVEKIGQDPPLSARLLRVANSPFFGMPRQIASLREALILVGIDRIRELVVSACFPRVIPFENGSFQPAEFWCRSLVVATCARTIAGHAGISKEAAFTAGLLHDIGHLVLGCRFQEWYARILTFQSKNNVSLIEAERHVIGMDHMTLGEQVAERWNFPIAIKNAIRSHHERPTRETAMSLNAVVYLANVIGDELERDQLPEALHSEDYRYALEMMDLAGAEADALNELARSSCAQLQSLLWP